In one window of Azoarcus olearius DNA:
- a CDS encoding response regulator transcription factor, which yields MRILLAEDDPVIADGIVRALKRGGYAVDHVGNGAEADTAVASQPFDLLILDLGLPRLPGIEVLKRLRARKSALPVLILTAQDGVEDRVRGLDAGADDYLTKPFALPELEARVRALTRRGTGQPRCIEVGNLSYDQADRVVKICGQVVELSAREIGLLEVFILRVGRLVSKDQLVDHLCGWGEEVSSNAIEVYVHRLRKKLEASGVRIVTVRGLGYCLENPDAAPTQKV from the coding sequence ATGCGCATTCTTCTGGCGGAAGACGACCCCGTCATTGCCGACGGCATCGTGCGGGCGCTCAAGCGCGGGGGGTACGCGGTGGATCACGTGGGCAATGGCGCCGAAGCCGACACCGCGGTGGCGTCGCAGCCTTTCGATCTGCTGATCCTCGACCTCGGCCTGCCGCGCCTGCCCGGCATCGAAGTGCTGAAACGGCTGCGGGCGCGCAAGTCCGCGCTGCCGGTGCTGATCCTCACTGCGCAGGATGGCGTCGAGGACCGTGTCCGCGGGCTCGATGCGGGGGCCGACGATTACCTGACCAAGCCCTTTGCGCTGCCGGAACTCGAGGCGCGGGTGCGGGCACTGACGCGGCGCGGCACCGGGCAGCCGCGCTGCATCGAAGTGGGGAACCTGAGCTACGACCAGGCCGACCGCGTGGTAAAGATCTGCGGTCAGGTGGTGGAGTTGTCGGCGCGTGAGATCGGCCTGCTCGAGGTCTTCATCCTGCGTGTCGGGCGCCTGGTCAGCAAGGACCAACTCGTGGATCACCTGTGCGGCTGGGGCGAAGAGGTATCGAGCAACGCCATCGAGGTCTACGTTCATCGCCTGCGCAAGAAGCTGGAGGCAAGCGGGGTGCGCATCGTGACCGTGCGCGGGCTGGGGTATTGCCTGGAAAACCCCGATGCGGCCCCGACGCAAAAAGTCTGA
- a CDS encoding ABC transporter ATP-binding protein: MLRAQDLHMTFNAGTPIETRALRGLSLEIPSGQFVTVIGSNGAGKSTFLNAVSGDMAVDRGVIEIDGKDVTRQPVWARASRVARVFQDPMAGTCEDLSIEENMALADLRGSGRGFGRAVKGARREAYRAHLATLGLGLENRLSDRIGLLSGGQRQAVSLLMAALRPSRILLLDEHTAALDPRTADFVLQLTARIVAEHKLTTMMVTHSMRQALDVGERTVMLHQGRVVLDVSGKEREGLDVTDLLAMFERVRGEKLDDDALLLG, translated from the coding sequence ATGCTGCGCGCACAGGATCTTCACATGACCTTCAACGCCGGCACGCCGATCGAAACGCGTGCGCTGCGTGGCTTGTCGCTCGAGATTCCGAGCGGCCAGTTCGTCACCGTGATCGGCTCCAACGGAGCCGGCAAATCGACCTTCCTCAACGCCGTGTCCGGCGACATGGCGGTGGATCGCGGCGTCATCGAAATCGACGGCAAGGACGTCACCCGACAGCCGGTGTGGGCGCGCGCGAGCCGCGTCGCGCGGGTGTTCCAGGACCCGATGGCGGGCACCTGTGAAGACCTCAGCATCGAGGAGAACATGGCGCTGGCCGATCTGCGCGGCAGCGGGCGCGGATTCGGGCGCGCGGTGAAGGGCGCGCGGCGCGAGGCCTACCGGGCGCACCTGGCCACGCTGGGGCTGGGTCTCGAGAACCGCCTGTCGGATCGCATCGGGCTGCTGTCCGGTGGTCAGCGCCAGGCGGTGAGCCTGCTGATGGCCGCGCTGCGGCCGTCGCGCATCCTGCTGCTGGATGAGCACACCGCGGCGCTCGATCCGCGTACCGCCGATTTCGTGCTTCAGCTCACGGCCCGCATCGTCGCCGAACACAAGCTCACGACGATGATGGTAACCCACAGCATGCGCCAGGCGCTCGACGTGGGCGAACGCACCGTGATGCTGCATCAGGGGCGCGTGGTGCTCGATGTCTCCGGCAAGGAGCGTGAAGGCCTGGATGTCACCGATCTGCTGGCAATGTTCGAGCGCGTGCGCGGCGAAAAGCTGGACGACGACGCGCTGCTGCTGGGCTGA
- a CDS encoding sensor histidine kinase has product MRPRRKKSDRNSAGRRVPGQPNSLFGEILDWMLAPLLFLWPISIIVTHNVADNIANQPYDRALADSVRSLARLVVVEGGEISVQFPGPPRAFFRADQDDAVYYQVANQSGETLTGDREIPWVPPPPRLLAEEVLFRDEVIHGEEARVAYQFLKAWPEPASPLVLVQVAETRNKRSDLASRVVTGVLLPQFAIIPLAVVLVWVGLTRGIAPLNRLQSLIRRRRPTDLSPIVPASVPEEVRPLIVAFNDMMARLEENLQAQQRFIADAAHQMRTPLTGLKMQTDLALLENDPEQLRASLTHIADSADRASHLINQLLSLARAEASFEKLYTVEPVDLEAVVREVAQELFPRALAKGIDLGVESSGQVLQVEGNSVLLRELVKNLVDNAIKYTPAGGSVTARTRVAGAPILEVEDTGVGIPEADRERVFERFYRVLGSGADGSGLGLPIVREIAELHRAAVTLSPNPAGQGTLAQVVFPRTHHPAPPSIHGDFFPLG; this is encoded by the coding sequence ATGCGGCCCCGACGCAAAAAGTCTGACCGGAACAGCGCCGGCCGTCGCGTTCCCGGCCAGCCGAACTCGCTGTTCGGCGAGATCCTCGACTGGATGCTCGCGCCGCTGCTGTTTCTGTGGCCGATCTCCATCATCGTCACCCATAACGTGGCCGACAACATTGCCAACCAGCCCTACGATCGCGCGCTGGCGGACAGCGTGCGCTCGCTGGCGCGGCTGGTGGTGGTCGAGGGGGGCGAGATCTCTGTGCAGTTTCCAGGCCCGCCGCGCGCGTTTTTCCGCGCCGACCAGGACGACGCGGTGTATTACCAGGTGGCGAACCAGTCGGGCGAGACCCTGACCGGCGACCGCGAAATACCCTGGGTGCCGCCACCTCCGCGGCTGCTGGCGGAGGAGGTGCTGTTCCGCGACGAGGTGATCCACGGCGAGGAGGCGCGGGTCGCCTATCAGTTCCTCAAGGCCTGGCCCGAGCCGGCCAGCCCGCTGGTGCTGGTGCAGGTGGCGGAGACACGCAACAAACGCTCTGACCTTGCCTCGCGCGTCGTCACCGGCGTGCTGCTGCCGCAGTTCGCGATCATTCCGCTGGCCGTCGTGCTGGTCTGGGTCGGGCTGACGCGCGGCATCGCGCCGCTCAATCGCCTGCAGAGCCTGATCCGGCGCCGGCGTCCTACCGACCTCTCGCCCATCGTTCCGGCGAGCGTGCCGGAAGAGGTGCGGCCGCTGATCGTTGCGTTCAACGACATGATGGCGCGGCTGGAGGAGAACCTGCAGGCGCAACAGCGTTTCATCGCCGATGCGGCCCACCAGATGCGCACCCCGCTGACCGGGCTGAAGATGCAGACCGACCTCGCGCTGCTCGAGAACGATCCCGAACAACTGCGCGCCTCGCTCACCCACATCGCGGACAGCGCCGACCGCGCGAGCCACCTCATCAACCAGCTGCTGTCGCTTGCGCGGGCCGAGGCGAGCTTCGAGAAGCTGTATACGGTGGAGCCGGTCGATCTCGAAGCCGTTGTCCGGGAAGTGGCGCAGGAGCTGTTTCCGCGTGCGCTGGCGAAGGGAATCGATCTCGGCGTGGAGAGCAGTGGCCAGGTGCTACAGGTGGAAGGCAACAGTGTGCTGCTGCGCGAACTGGTCAAGAACCTGGTCGACAACGCGATCAAATACACCCCGGCCGGGGGCAGCGTGACTGCGCGGACCCGGGTGGCTGGCGCCCCCATCCTGGAGGTGGAGGACACGGGCGTGGGAATCCCCGAGGCCGACCGGGAGCGCGTCTTCGAGCGTTTCTACCGGGTGCTCGGCAGCGGTGCTGACGGCTCCGGGCTGGGACTCCCGATCGTGCGCGAAATCGCGGAACTGCATCGGGCCGCCGTCACCCTCAGCCCCAATCCCGCGGGGCAGGGAACCTTGGCCCAGGTGGTCTTTCCCCGCACTCACCATCCCGCCCCACCATCTATACACGGCGACTTCTTTCCGCTTGGATAA
- a CDS encoding DUF485 domain-containing protein has product MQDDLVAKIVANPKYQRLTSARSSFGWLLTAIMMIVYYGYTAIIAFDKELFHQRIGEGVMTLGIPVGFGVIVFTIVITGIYVRRANAEFDALTQDIVKESGK; this is encoded by the coding sequence ATGCAAGACGACCTGGTAGCAAAAATCGTCGCAAATCCGAAGTACCAGCGCCTCACCAGCGCCCGTTCCAGCTTCGGCTGGCTGCTCACCGCGATCATGATGATCGTCTACTACGGCTACACGGCCATCATCGCCTTCGACAAGGAGCTGTTTCACCAGCGCATCGGCGAAGGCGTGATGACCTTGGGCATCCCCGTAGGCTTCGGCGTCATCGTGTTCACCATCGTGATCACCGGCATCTACGTCCGCCGCGCGAACGCCGAGTTCGATGCGCTGACCCAGGACATCGTGAAGGAGAGCGGCAAATGA
- the groL gene encoding chaperonin GroEL (60 kDa chaperone family; promotes refolding of misfolded polypeptides especially under stressful conditions; forms two stacked rings of heptamers to form a barrel-shaped 14mer; ends can be capped by GroES; misfolded proteins enter the barrel where they are refolded when GroES binds), producing MAAKEVKFGDSARERMVAGVNVLANAVKVTLGPKGRNVVLERSFGAPTVTKDGVSVAKEIELKDKFENMGAQMVKEVASKTSDIAGDGTTTATVLAQSIVREGMKFVAAGMNPMDLKRGIDKAVVATIEELKKLSKPCSTNKEIAQVGSISANSDADIGGIIAQAMEKVGKEGVITVEDGKSLNNELDVVEGMQFDRGYLSPYFINNPDKQVAILENPFVLLFDKKISNIRDLLPVLEQVAKAGRPLLIIAEDVDGEALATLVVNNIRGILKTCAVKAPGFGDRRKAMLEDIAILTGGQVIAEEVGLTLEKATLQDLGQAKRIEIGKENTIIIDGAGEASRIEARVKQIRVQIEEATSDYDREKLQERVAKLAGGVAVIKVGAATEVEMKEKKARVEDALHATRAAVEEGIVPGGGVALLRARASLAGLKGDNHDQDAGIKIVLRAMEQPLREIVANAGDEASVVVNKVVEGSGNFGYNAATGEYGDMVEMGVLDPTKVTRTALQNAASVASLMLTTDCMVGELAEDKPAGGMPGMGGMGGMGGMDMGM from the coding sequence ATGGCTGCTAAAGAAGTCAAGTTTGGCGATTCCGCCCGCGAACGCATGGTTGCCGGCGTCAATGTGCTGGCCAACGCCGTCAAGGTGACCCTGGGCCCGAAGGGCCGCAACGTGGTGCTCGAGCGCTCGTTCGGCGCCCCCACCGTGACCAAGGACGGCGTGTCCGTCGCCAAGGAAATCGAACTGAAGGACAAGTTCGAGAACATGGGCGCGCAGATGGTCAAGGAAGTCGCTTCCAAGACCTCCGACATCGCCGGTGACGGCACCACCACCGCCACCGTGCTGGCCCAGTCCATCGTCCGCGAAGGCATGAAGTTCGTCGCCGCCGGCATGAACCCGATGGACCTGAAGCGCGGCATCGACAAGGCTGTCGTCGCCACCATCGAAGAACTGAAGAAGCTGTCGAAGCCCTGCTCGACCAACAAGGAAATCGCCCAGGTCGGTTCGATCTCCGCCAACTCCGACGCCGACATCGGCGGCATCATCGCCCAGGCGATGGAGAAGGTCGGCAAGGAAGGCGTCATCACCGTCGAAGACGGCAAGTCGCTGAACAACGAGCTGGACGTCGTCGAAGGCATGCAGTTCGACCGCGGCTACCTGTCGCCCTACTTCATCAACAACCCGGACAAGCAGGTTGCCATCCTGGAAAACCCGTTCGTCCTGCTGTTCGACAAGAAGATCTCCAACATCCGCGACCTGCTGCCGGTGCTGGAACAAGTCGCCAAGGCCGGCCGTCCGCTGCTGATCATCGCTGAAGACGTCGACGGCGAAGCGCTCGCCACCCTGGTGGTGAACAACATCCGCGGCATCCTCAAGACCTGCGCCGTCAAGGCCCCGGGCTTCGGCGACCGTCGCAAGGCCATGCTCGAAGACATCGCCATCCTGACCGGTGGCCAGGTGATCGCCGAAGAAGTCGGCCTGACCCTCGAAAAGGCTACCCTGCAGGACCTCGGCCAGGCCAAGCGCATCGAGATCGGCAAGGAAAACACCATCATCATCGACGGCGCCGGCGAAGCCTCGCGCATCGAAGCCCGCGTCAAGCAGATCCGCGTGCAGATCGAGGAAGCGACCTCCGACTACGACCGTGAAAAGCTGCAAGAGCGCGTGGCCAAGCTGGCCGGCGGCGTTGCGGTGATCAAGGTCGGTGCCGCCACCGAAGTCGAAATGAAGGAAAAGAAGGCCCGCGTGGAAGACGCCCTGCACGCCACCCGCGCTGCGGTGGAAGAAGGCATCGTCCCCGGCGGCGGTGTTGCGCTGCTGCGTGCCCGCGCCAGCCTGGCCGGTCTGAAGGGCGACAACCACGACCAGGACGCCGGCATCAAGATCGTGCTGCGCGCGATGGAGCAGCCGCTGCGTGAAATCGTTGCCAACGCCGGCGACGAGGCTTCCGTGGTGGTGAACAAGGTTGTCGAAGGCTCCGGCAACTTCGGCTACAACGCCGCTACCGGCGAGTACGGCGACATGGTCGAGATGGGCGTGCTGGATCCGACCAAGGTGACCCGCACCGCGCTGCAGAACGCTGCTTCCGTCGCCAGCCTGATGCTCACCACCGACTGCATGGTCGGCGAGCTGGCTGAAGACAAGCCCGCCGGCGGCATGCCGGGCATGGGCGGCATGGGTGGCATGGGCGGCATGGACATGGGTATGTAA
- the groES gene encoding co-chaperone GroES: MKIRPLHDRVIVKRLEAERKTASGIVIPDSAGEKPDQGEVLAVGNGKILDDGKVRPMAVQVGDKVLFGKYAGQSVKVEGEELLVMREEDIMGVVEA, encoded by the coding sequence ATGAAGATTCGTCCCTTGCATGATCGCGTGATCGTCAAGCGTCTGGAAGCCGAACGCAAGACCGCCAGCGGCATCGTGATCCCCGACTCCGCGGGCGAAAAGCCCGACCAGGGCGAAGTCCTGGCGGTCGGTAACGGCAAGATCCTGGACGACGGCAAGGTCCGCCCGATGGCCGTTCAGGTCGGCGACAAGGTGCTGTTCGGCAAGTACGCCGGCCAGTCCGTGAAGGTCGAGGGCGAAGAGCTGCTCGTCATGCGCGAAGAAGACATCATGGGTGTGGTCGAGGCCTGA